A genomic segment from Coccinella septempunctata chromosome 3, icCocSept1.1, whole genome shotgun sequence encodes:
- the LOC123310492 gene encoding caseinolytic peptidase B protein homolog, whose translation MNVLRKRTFIRTCLENILRYHSKNSQKFPKKTTYFKAFNATALSTRNLVNFHENQKDYTPLLCALGLGLVFCDSLLRGKEKRFFQAVKYGNLSDVSLLIKDKYNVNTRHPLGWTPLMVAVVNDKFAVVNLLLKAGADPNLQEEFINIGRTAHEKRIHPIEVLMIREDEFSSDLNTKATYLGFTALHYAALIDNLDIVRILIEHGANPCLKNDIGHLPVMYAKEGPVKKYLEEQSAKHVEKEKQRELEERRRFPLEQRLKQFIVGQEGAIKTVASTVRRKENGWTDDNHPLVFLFLGSSGIGKTELAKQLAAYIHKNKPDGFIRLDMSEYQEKHEVAKLIGAPPGYVGHDDGGQLTKKLKACNNAVVLFDEVDKAHPDVLTVLLQLFDEGRLTDGKGKTIECKEAIFIMTSNLASDEIAQYGLHLRKEIERQKKELLDNKSDLTVSDDIQVTRKFKDEVVKPILKRHFKRDEFLGRINEIVYFLPFSRNELMELVGRELKLWADRAEKKHKILLQWDRSVESALADGYDVHYGARSIKYEVERRVVNQIALAHERGCLNKGCTVSVSVLWKEQSDLPEFRLKVKKKGVKDWVELDHFSAPLENVNNIF comes from the exons ATGAATGTTCTTCGAAAACGCACATTTATTCGAACTTGTTTAGAAAATATCCTCAGATATCACTCGAAAAATAGCCAGAAATTTCCTAAAAAGACCACATATTTTAAAGCTTTCAATGCCACCGCTTTATCAACAAGGAATTTGGTCAATTTCCATGAAAATCAAAAAGATTATACACCATTACTGTGTGCCCTGGGCTTAGGTTTGGTGTTTTGCGATTCCTTGTTGAGAGGCAAGGAAAAACGTTTCTTTCAAGCTGTTAAATATGGAAATTTGTCGGATGTTTCACTTCTCATTAAGGATAAATATAATGTTAATACCAGGCATCCTTTAGGATGGACTCCTTTAATGGTAGCTGTAGTAAATGACAAGTTTGCTGTTGTTAACTTATTACTCAAAGCAGGTGCAGATCCTAATCTTCAAGAGGAATTTATAAACATTGGGAGAACTGCACATGAAAAAAGAATACATCCTATTGAAG TTTTAATGATTCGCGAAGATGAGTTCTCCTCAGACTTAAATACAAAAGCAACTTACCTGGGATTTACTGCACTTCATTATGCAGCCCTTATAGATAATTTAGATATTGTGAGAATTTTAATTGAACATGGAGCCAACCCTTGTCTGAAAAATGACATTGGTCATCTTCCTGTAATGTATGCTAAAGAAGGTCCTgtcaaaaaatatttggaaGAACAAAGTGCTAAG catgttgaaaaagaaaaacaaagagAATTAGAAGAAAGGAGAAGATTTCCTCTTGAACAACGGCTAAAACAATTCATAGTAGGACAAGAGGGCGCAATCAAAACGGTTGCCTCAA CTGTCAGACGTAAAGAAAATGGTTGGACTGACGACAATCACCCACTAGTTTTTCTATTTCTTGGTTCATCAGGTATTGGAAAAACGGAACTAGCCAAGCAGTTGGCTGCTTATATACACAAGAATAAACCTGATGGTTTCATTCGGTTGGATATGTCGGAATATCAAGAAAAACATGAG GTCGCAAAGTTAATAGGTGCTCCGCCAGGATATGTTGGCCATGATGATGGAGGTCAActaaccaaaaaactgaaagctTGCAATAACGCCGTAGTTTTATTCGATGAAGTCGATAAGGCTCACCCTGATGTTTTGACTGTTCTGCTACAACTATTCGACGAGGGAAGATTGACAGATGGAAAAGGGAAAACAATTGAATGCAAAGAAGCAATATTCATTATGACTTCCAACCTTGCAAGTGACGAAATTGCGCAGTATGGCTTACATTTGAGGAAAGAAATTGAAAGGCAgaaaaaagaacttttagatAATAAGTCAG ACTTGACCGTATCTGATGATATTCAGGTCACCAGAAAATTCAAAGACGAAGTTGTGAAACCAATTCTCAAAAGACATTTCAAGCGGGATGAATTTTTAGGAAGAATTAATGAGATAGTCtactttttaccattttcaaggAACGAACTCATGGAACTTGTTGGGAGAGAACTCAAACTTTGGGCAGATAGG gCAGAAAAGAAGCATAAAATACTACTCCAATGGGATCGTAGTGTAGAGTCGGCACTGGCAGATGGTTATGATGTGCATTATGGAGCCAGATCTATCAAGTATGAAGTCGAAAGAAGGGTGGTGAATCAAATAGCTTTGGCCCATGAAAGGGGTTGCTTGAATAAGGGATGCACTGTGAGCGTTTCAGTTCTCTGGAAAGAGCAAAGCGATCTACCAGAATTCAGGTTGAAAGTGAAGAAAAAAGGTGTAAAAGATTGGGTAGAATTAGATCACTTCAGTGCACCTTTAGAAAATGTTAACAATATATTTTGA
- the LOC123309194 gene encoding kinesin-like protein KIN-7O, which produces MSSDNIKVVVRARPFKKTNTDFVPWIIDEKTIFQSDEDKIPIGDKYSYDEVFNVNSKNIDVYNTSISPLVCSAVEGINLTIFAYGATSSGKTYTMNGISEDPGIIPRFIEDIFDKVESYTNRKFLIRVSYVEIYSEIINDLLDKNNKDLKIREDINNFVSYNPKEQIVKSSAECLNVMKLGTCNRTVGETNMNLFSSRSHSIFRIVIESAPTASSENDPVQVSHVNLIDLAGSERVSQTGATGQRFKEGAHINKSLTTLGLVIKQLVEKKEYVNYRDSKLTRILSNSLGGNAKTLIICNINLESIEDTASTLMFAQRAKAIKNKPKVNEIMNEAALTKKYAKECDEIKKLLDVEFEKNKQLEDEREMSNKKIEELRSRIKSLQEIFVKKETVSKPPKRRHTFCTLGAISEDRELENASKNLISVGLTSDVNASTSSGSDSNVTFRRNSWFNSSENGTSVDSTPPKNLRARLEILTREHEELIEYTRLEKSVNQAMETKLKELENESQDLKMLAEVKDQQLKSEYEKAVQMKIDFEFLLETQRKNFQRREIELLEQLKQCSNKVVPDTPVSNENIPLAKITSMNSFDYEEVSEKMESLNRQNEEMSGLIADLRSSISTLELQNSQLKIKNKSLQTKVLDMELKVNNSKHAAESSSNDVDSSKRKIVELEGKIEELKAERGRIMDELYESQDKLVEITEDLDIEEKKSSSLEKQLSKEKEIREELESKLLAEVTLRQEAESRITKEVELRQDAELRLTKEVELRQEVESELKKEVDLRQEAELKLKKEPELRQEAELKLKKELELRQEAELKLKKEVELRQEAESKLKKEVELRKEAELKLTKELELRQGDVSKLEKERESRQEAVSELDNKQKSRRESHSRKDDLASKLAREIELRQEIELELFREKELVKQAERKLAKEAELSLEVMQKLRALQNILEPKSQSDELPNKITTGYRKESIPENQPTANGSYLDMSDLDQSLNQTSDSLYVSTQEIDQDNLEQFSSSYFQDTSKSNNFMNFFNSLVSNDDDISQLRDNTASIGEGKENKNEYGMNEIEKLQKDLNSVKLQRETDIITIKKLQAKLEEFRFMNLCDTEKINKNNEILGALNSLEAEKAENLSLIQKLKEQCQNDKVDYQEIQNYSKKLERIIEQLNTENANLKRKIDTQKSEIDKNLEILANKEEALRNLEAERKMVQENLDVETSKLKQEQETNRDILVERDLLRIQIEEMTMSIQRKDEVNAEKMEVNKELQQEKNSLQQEINTQSARLQRCHNDLNDIEINLQICSDKIEINEEKNKEYKSLSNQDKERLVVLLNETDQQKEKIKELSITIQDKEKIITSLTMDIENLGKQKSLLSDEINDLTTQVQSQTKYIEQRSETIKNNEFIISEMTKQNEILKKEQENTHSALTEEREKNMTFSNEIQILKNETRDLSSSLEAKEQIIASVNTQKMNLEKERDDLYLKIKDLSERIEDQKNNETIFSENKEKITNLTNSVNTLRAEIDQMTISMQDKDEIIASILSEKTDLEKEKNDLCQRIKDLGVQLENKTELLEEQRKALNNKDQTLRNMAEDMEVLQKDQQLMSSSLKEEKEKNKRCLNDLEDLKVESKSLLLSLQEKDKIIKKSNAEKIFLEEDRNNLSIRINDLLAHIERQKTNEGLRDDDKRKVANLMNDVTELKNTIENLKISIRDKEQVIAKMCSEKIVLEKEKTDLTNTINNLKVQEQTHCKLQEEHNESIRKKEHILQNIRRLEDLETLKKEQEITQINLKQEKEKNIHLLNEIEHLQIECKNLSLSLEEKDSIIAKMNTDKIHSEEERSKLSSQIDNLMIQIKKKQETIDKVNELLEEKDFSLLKVSKEYEILKEKNEKNILSLKSQELRNQNLSKSVEELKEENGKLVVSVQKLEKNIADMIIEKNRLENEKSNLTALFESQKMESETYAQKLSKERDAILSKLETERAEYDKERGKLLTQLNVLRDETVKHVIRIQELNEVINNNNSRMEQLEIDNKELKHDLEEKNSLLVKEKEEVVRLKKTEEEMKKSNSDMLDYVFRISNDKEEIESKMQYMRIEIAEQLGEYIQNMERLLGIDGKKNWKTLAQRQKLETRLEEVKTIENLVTAFVKERSDNTDYKKKLEDAERYNKELISSMQMQQEQTNFLQSTLEKSRKEHEKAISDYEDKLQMMSKKLKTISVEHIEDKKKIENLEYELRMSKRLKSTGNSQHNTSSEKNICCELKNSEDKWKQQRTRAHDSRRSIDLNTLCSESTVDTCNYCENMNKSAQKMKMELERLKEEMKTLKDKYEKIKMLCRLRNEEIQELKRK; this is translated from the exons ATGTCGTCCGATAATATAAAAGTTGTCGTGAGGGCAAGGCCTTTCAAAAAGACTAATACTGATTTTGTACCCTGGATAATTGATGAAAAGACCATTTTTCAAAGTGATGAGGATAAAATACCGATTGGAGATAAATATTCCTATG ATGAGGTATTTAATGTAAATAGCAAAAATATAGATGTTTATAATACATCAATATCTCCATTGGTATGTTCAGCAGTAGAAGGTATCAATTTGACTATATTTGCCTATGGGGCAACATCATCTGGAAAAACTTATACCATGAATGGTATATCAGAAGATCCTGGTATAATACCAAGATTTATCGAAGATATATTTGATAAAGTAGAGTCCTATActaatagaaaatttttgataag AGTTTCTTATGTagaaatatacagtgaaattattaacGACCTCCTGGACAAAAACAATAAAGATTTAAAGATTCGTGAAGACATAAATAATTTTGTGAGCTATAATCCGAAGGAACAAATAGTCAAATCTAGTGCAGAATGCTTGAATGTGATGAAGCTTGGAACGTGCAATAGAACTGTTGGTGAAACAAATATGAATTTGTTTAGTAGTAGATCACATTCAATTTTCAGAATT GTTATAGAATCTGCACCTACTGCAAGTAGTGAAAATGATCCAGTTCAAGTTTCGCATGTTAATCTCATAGATTTGGCAGGATCTGAGAGAGTCTCTCAGACTGGTGCTACGGGACAACGTTTCAAGGAAGGAGCCCATATAAATAA GTCACTCACAACATTGGGATTGGTGATAAAACAATTGGTCGAGAAGAAAGAATATGTCAATTATAGGGATTCTAAGTTGACTCGCATCCTATCCAATTCTCTTGGTGGGAATGCCAAAACTCTCATTATATGTAACATTAATTTGGAATCAATCGAAGATACTGCTTCTACCCTTAT GTTTGCGCAACGAGCCAAGGCAATCAAAAATAAACCTAAGGTTAACGAGATAATGAATGAGGCTGCTCTTACTAAGAAGTATGCCAAAGAATGCGATGAAATAAAGAAGCTACTCGATGTTGAATTTGAAAAGAATAAACAATTAGAG GATGAACGGGAAATGAGCAATAAAAAGATCGAAGAGCTGCGTTCACGTATAAAGAGTCTTCAGGAGATATTCGTGAAAAAGGAAACGGTTTCGAAGCCACCCAAACGACGCCATACATTTTGCACGCTTGGCGCCATTTCGGAAGACAGGGAATTGGAGAACGCttcgaaaaatttgatttcGGTTGGACTGACTTCGGATGTGAATGCCTCCACATCTTCGGGATCCGATTCTAACGTTACGTTCAGAAGGAACAGCTG GTTTAACAGTTCAGAAAATGGAACATCGGTGGATTCGACACCTCCAAAAAATTTGAGAGCTAGACTCGAAATACTCACTCGTGAACATGAGGAGCTTATAGAGTATACGAGATTGGAAAAATCAGTTAATCAA GCTATGGAAACAAAACTCAAAGAACTTGAGAATGAAAGTCAGGACTTGAAGATGCTTGCTGAAGTCAAAGATCAACAACTGAAATCCGAATAT gaAAAAGCAGTACAAATGAAAATAGACTTCGAGTTTCTGTTGGAAACTCAgcgaaaaaattttcagagaagAGAGATAGAACTGCTCGAACAACTCAAGCAGTGCTCCAACAAGGTCGTACCCGATACGCCAGTTTCCAACGAAAACATCCCCCTCGCCAAAATCACTTCCATGAACAGCTTCGATTACGAGGAAGTTTCAGAAAAGATGGAATCGCTGAATCGACAAAACGAGGAAATGAGCGGCCTGATAGCCGACCTGCGAAGCAGCATCAGCACGCTCGAATTGCAAAATTCTCAGTTGAAGATCAAAAACAAATCCCTTCAGACCAAGGTTTTGGACATGGAACTGAAGGTCAATAACAGCAAACACGCCGCTGAATCTTCCAGCAACGACGTCGATTCTTCCAAGAGGAAAATCGTCGAATTGgagggaaaaattgaagaattgaaAGCGGAAAGAGGGAGAATTATGGATGAGCTTTACGAATCTCAGGATAAATTGGTCGAAATCACAGAAGATCTGGATATCGAGGAAAAAAAATCATCGAGTTTGGAGAAACAGCTGAGCAAAGAGAAAGAGATTCGGGAAGAGCTAGAATCGAAGCTTCTAGCAGAAGTCACACTTAGACAAGAAGCCGAATCTAGAATAACCAAAGAAGTGGAGTTGAGGCAAGATGCCGAATTAAGATTAACGAAAGAGGTAGAGTTGAGACAAGAAGTCGAATCAGAATTAAAGAAAGAGGTAGATTTGAGACAAGAAGCCGAATTAAAACTAAAGAAAGAGCCAGAGTTGAGACAAGAAGCCGAATTAAAACTAAAGAAAGAGCTAGAGTTGAGACAAGAAGCCGAATTAAAACTAAAGAAAGAGGTAGAGTTGAGACAAGAAGCCGAATCAAAATTAAAGAAAGAGGTAGAGTTGAGAAAAGAAGCCGAATTAAAATTAACGAAAGAGCTAGAGTTGAGACAAGGAGACGTTTCAAAGTTGGAGaaagaaagagaatcgagacaGGAGGCCGTATCTGAATTGGACAATAAGCAAAAATCGCGAAGAGAATCCCATTCGCGAAAGGACGACTTAGCATCGAAATTAGCTCGAGAAATCGAGTTGCGCCAGGAAATCGAATTGGAATTGTTCAGAGAAAAAGAATTGGTGAAGCAAGCCGAGAGAAAGTTGGCCAAAGAAGCGGAACTGAGTTTGGAGGTGATGCAGAAGCTGCGCGCTCTACAGAACATTTTAGAACCGAAATCTCAATCGGATGAACTCCCCAACAAAATTACGACGGGTTATCGAAAAGAATCGATTCCCGAAAATCAACCAACGGCCAATGGGAGTTACTTAGACATGTCAGATTTAGACCAATCGTTAAATCAAACATCAGACTCTCTTTATGTATCGACGCAAGAGATCGATCAAGACAACTTGGAACAGTTTTCATCGTCCTACTTCCAAGATACCAGTAAAAGCaacaatttcatgaatttctTCAACTCCTTGGTCAGTAATGACGATGATATATCACAATTGAGAGATAACACTGCCTCGATAGGTGAAGGAAAAGAGAATAAGAACGAGTATGGTATGAACGAAATAGAAAAGTTACAAAAAGATTTAAATTCCGTTAAACTACAGAGAGAAACCGATATAATAACGATCAAAAAGCTACAAGCGAAATTGGAGGAATTCCGCTTCATGAATTTGTGTGACACAGAAAAAATCAATaagaataatgaaattttggGAGCTTTGAACTCCCTCGAAGcagaaaaagctgaaaatttatctttgatacaaaaattaaaagaacagtgtcaaaatgacaaagtcgactatcaagaaattcaaaattattcgaaaaagttGGAGAGAATTATAGAACAATTGAACACCGAGAATGCAAACTTGAAGAGAAAAATTGACACGCAAAAAAGTGAAATTGACAAAAACCTCGAAATATTGGCGAATAAAGAAGAGGCTTTACGAAATCTTGAAGCAGAAAGAAAGATGGTACAAGAAAATTTGGACGTTGAAACTTCGAAATTAAAACAAGAACAAGAAACTAACAGGGACATTCTCGTTGAGAGGGACCTATTGAGGATCCAAATTGAAGAAATGACTATGTCAATACAAAGAAAAGATGAAGTTAATGCAGAGAAAATGGAAGTGAACAAAGAATTGCAGCAGGAAAAGAATTCTCTGCAACAAGAAATCAATACTCAGTCTGCAAGGCTACAAAGATGCCATAATGATTTGAACGATATAGAAATAAATTTGCAGATTTGCTCTGAtaaaatcgaaataaatgaagagaaaaataaggaatacAAATCTTTATCGAATCAGGACAAGGAAAGACTTGTGGTTCTCTTGAACGAAACAGACCaacagaaagaaaaaattaaagaactATCGATAACTATTCAAGATAAGGAAAAAATTATCACTAGTCTCACTATGGATATAGAAAATTTGGGGAAACAAAAAAGTCTCCTATCtgatgaaataaacgatttaaCGACTCAAGTGCAATCACAAACAAAGTATATCGAACAACGAAGTGAAACGATTaagaataatgaattcattatttcgGAAATGACAAAACAAAATGAGATATTGAAAAAAGAACAAGAAAATACACATTCAGCCTTAACCgaagaaagagaaaaaaatatgacattttcaaatgaaattcaaatacttAAGAATGAAACGCGAGATTTATCTTCTTCCTTAGAGGCGAAAGAACAGATTATTGCAAGCGTCAACACACAGAAGATGAATTTGGAGAAAGAAAGAGATGATTTGTATTTGAAAATAAAGGATTTGTCAGAACGAATTGAAGACCAGAAAAATAATGAAACCATATTCAgtgaaaataaggaaaaaataaCGAATCTTACAAACAGTGTTAACACATTGAGAGCGGAGATCGATCAAATGACAATTTCAATGCAGGATAAAGATGAAATAATCGCTTCCATTCTTTCTGAAAAAACAGAtttagaaaaagagaaaaatgatTTGTGTCAAAGAATAAAGGATTTAGGGGTTCAACTTGAAAACAAGACTGAACTGTTAGAAGAACAAAGGAAAGCTTTGAATAATAAAGACCAAACCCTGCGAAATATGGCGGAGGACATGGAGGTTCTCCAAAAAGATCAACAACTCATGAGTTCGTCTTTGAaagaggaaaaagaaaaaaataaacgtTGTCTGAATGACCTAGAAGATCTCAAGGTCGAATCGAAAAGTTTATTATTATCACTGCAAGAAAAAGataaaattatcaaaaaatctaacgctgaaaaaatttttttggaagaaGATAGGAATAACTTATCCATCCGAATCAACGACTTGTTGGCGCACATTGAACGTCAAAAAACAAATGAAGGGCTACGGGATGACGATAAACGTAAAGTTGCAAATCTAATGAATGATGTAACAGAATTGAAGAAtacaattgaaaatttgaaaatttcaattcgcGACAAGGAGCAGGTAATTGCAAAAATGTgctctgaaaaaattgttttagaGAAAGAAAAGACTGACTTGACCAAtacaataaataatttgaaGGTTCAAGAGCAAACCCATTGTAAGCTGCAGGAAGAACACAACGAATCGATTAGGAAGAAAGAACATATTCTACAAAATATCAGAAGATTAGAAGATCTTGAAACGCTCAAAAAAGAACAAGAAATAACACAAATAAATTTGAAACAAGAAAAGGAAAAGAACATACATCTCTTGAACGAAATAGAACACCTACAGATTGAATGTAAAAATCTATCTTTATCACTGGAGGAAAAGGATTCGATAATTGCAAAGATGAATACCGATAAAATTCATTCAGAGGAAGAAAGAAGTAAGTTATCCTCCCAAATCGATAACTTGATGATACAAATCAAGAAAAAACAAGAAACGATCGATAAAGTGAATGAACTGCTGGAGGAGAAAGATTTCAGTTTGCTGAAAGTCTCGAAAGAATACGAGATCTTAAaggaaaaaaatgagaaaaatattctttcattgAAAAGTCAAGAACTGCGGAATCAAAATCTGTCGAAGAGTGTTGAAGAACTAAaagaagaaaatggaaagttgGTTGTTTCAGTTcaaaaactagaaaaaaatatCGCTGATATGATCATCGAGAAAAACAGGTTGGAGAATGAAAAAAGTAATTTGACGGCACTTTTTGAATCCCAAAAAATGGAATCTGAGACTTACGCTCAAAAGTTATCGAAAGAGAGGGATGCTATTTTATCAAAACTAGAAACTGAAAGGGCAGAATATGATAAAGAAAGAGGAAAACTACTCACTCAATTGAATGTTTTAAGGGATGAAACAGTGAAACATGTAATTAGAATCCAAGAACTTAATGAGGTAATTAATAACAATAATTCACGTATGGAACAACTTGAAATAGATAATAAAGAGCTGAAACACGAtttagaagaaaaaaattctttattgGTAAAAGAGAAAGAAGAGGTAGTGCGACTGAAAAAGACGGAAGAAGAGATGAAGAAATCCAACAGTGACATGCTGGACTACGTTTTCAGGATTTCCAACGACAAGGAGGAAATTGAGAGTAAAATGCAATATATGAGAATCGAGATTGCTGAACAGTTGGGCGAGTATATACAGAATATGGAGCGTTTGCTTGGAATTGAcgggaaaaaaaattggaaaacttTGGCTCAGCGACAAAAGTTAGAAACGAGATTAGAGGAGGTTAAGACAATAGAAAACTTAGTTACCGCTTTTGTGAAGGAACGAAGTGACAATACTGATTATAAGAAAAAATTGGAGGATGCGGAAAGGTACAATAAAGAATTGATATCCTCGATGCAGATGCAACAAGAGCAAACGAACTTTCTACAGAGTACTTTGGAAAAAAGTAGGAAGGAACACGAAAAGGCAATATCAGATTATGAAGACAAATTACAAATGATgagcaaaaaattgaaaaccatATCTGTAGAACACATAGAAGACAAAAAGAAGATTGAAAATCTGGAATACGAATTACGAATGTCCAAAAGGCTCAAATCAACGGGAAATTCCCAACACAACACTTCTTCTGAGAAGAATATCTGTTGTGAGTTGAAAAATTCAGAGGACAAATGGAAACAGCAGAGGACTAGAGCTCATGACAGTAGACGGAGCATAGATTTGAATACTTTATGTTCTGAATCAACTG TGGATACCTGCAATTATtgtgaaaatatgaataaatcagCCCAAAAGATGAAAATGGAACTTGAAAGATTGAAG gaGGAGATGAAAACGTTGAAAGACAAGTATGAGAAGATTAAAATGCTTTGCCGATTAAGGAATGAAGAAATCCAAGAACTCAAGAGGAAGTaa
- the LOC123310493 gene encoding coiled-coil domain-containing protein 22 homolog, protein MEEVDTIILETLKALNCDLPEEISSLRQFDEDIVILCVSTCLETIIPSSKFPKKLSPSMAIRLKTASYLAEQIKDIGYRDEIGYQTLLYFNETEIRRLFIFLIEKLPKDPESSVQTEDVGYIAKLLRDIKKNLIPNPIWIPSSLHYKGTHSKEGHLEMRSYGNSCPLNIKKLTIPSSDQTSEGFRDYYVNILPAVTKQCSPNQLIPSLLFEDCKFSRENKDLLHYLKSIPNLGNKSEISSSVDNTVEEVELQTETELTWEDESTKAVSTFNENTVESLNEELEVKQTELLQLKKSVESDMDVLSELNEVKQVEEKRSEELKYNLNIKKKTMEIVSSEENIQKLKDVLVSKSNSRLMKMNQKWNEIKQSLIQKQDNLQSILSEKESKLQEKEVKLKHIMATYEEMRVDFKNKVELEKKLVEKHKNAPQNINRSTYTNNIIEIIGNIKKQNHEIQKILQDTKQVQKDINTLSGQIDRSFTISDELIFLHAKEDETSKKAYKLLVSLHNECGEIVKILSDIGFVERECRNLQEQLDIEAVKQTSVKLQRVTEDLQKIREENVNLQKQVQ, encoded by the exons ATGGAAGAAGTTGATACTATTATATTAGAAACTTTAAAAGCTCTCAACTG TGATTTGCCAGAAGAAATCTCGAGTTTGAGACAGTTTGATGAAGATATTGTTATCTTATGTGTATCTACATGTTTGGAAACTATAATTCCTTCctcaaaattcccaaaaaagttATCCCCTTCAATGGCAATTAGACTCAAAACGGCATCATATTTAGCCGAACAAATCAAAGACATTGGCTATAGAGATGAAATTGGGTATCAAACATTACTTTATTTCAATGAAACTGAAATAAGAAGACTTTTCATTTTCCTAATAGAAAAACTGCCAAAAGATCCAGAAAGCTCTGTTCAAACTGAAGACGTAGGGTATATAGCAAAGTTGTTGAGGGATATCAAAAAAAACTTGATACCTAATCCTATATGGATTCCCTCTTCACTTCATTATAAAGGAACCCATTCAAAGGAAGGTCATTTAGAAATGAGAAGTTATGGGAATAGTTGCCcgttgaatataaaaaaattgacaaTACCATCTTCTGACCAAACTTCTGAAG GATTCCGGGATTATTATGTTAATATTTTACCTGCAGTTACAAAACAGTGTTCACCCAATCAACTAATACCATCTTTACTTTTTGAGGATTGCAAATTTTCAAGAGAAAACAAAGATTTACTGCATTATCTCAAAAGTATCCCAAATCTTggaaataaatcagaaataagtTCTTCAGTTGATAATACTGTGGAAGAAGTGGAATTGCAGACAGAAACTGAACTGACCTGGGAGGATGAGTCCACAAAAGCAGTCTCTACATTTAACGAAAACACTGTTGAAAGTTTGAATGAAGAATTGGAAGTGAAGCAAACAGAGCTTCTACAGCTGAAGAAATCTGTTGAAAGTGACATGGATGTTCTATCTGAG ttGAATGAAGTTAAGCAAGTGGAAGAAAAACGATCAGAAGAACTCAAATATAACTTAAACATCAAGAAAAAGACCATGGAAATAGTAAGTAGTGAGGAAAATATACAAAAACTGAAGGATGTGTTGGTTTCTAAATCAAACAGTAGAttgatgaaaatgaatcaaaaatggaaCGAGATAAAACAATCGCTAATTCAAAAACAAGATAATCTACAGAGCATCCTATCAGAGAAAGAATCTAAATTACAAGAGAAAGAAGTTAAATTGAAACATATAATGGCAACTTATGAAGAAATGCGTGTGGACTTCAAGAATAAAGTGGAGTTGGAAAAAAAACTTGTGGAGAAACATAAAAATGCTCCTCAAAATATAAATAG GTCAACTTATACAAATAATATTATTGAGATAATAGGCAATATAAAAAAGCAGAAtcatgaaattcaaaaaattcttcaagataCAAAGCAAGTACAAAAAGATATCAACACTTTGAGTGGACAAATTGATAGATCTTTCACAATTTCTGATGAATTGATCTTTTTG catGCTAAGGAAGATGAAACATCGAAAAAAGCATATAAATTGTTGGTTTCGCTGCATAATGAGTGCGGAGAAATAGTAAAAATTTTATCTGATATAGGTTTCGTTGAGAGGGAATGTagaaatcttcaagaacaacTTGATATTGAGGCCGTTAAACAAACATCGGTTAAGTTACAGAGGGTTACTGAAGACCTTCAAAAAATCAGAGAGGAGAATGTTAATCTTCAAAAACAAGTTCAATGA